In Pseudomonas sp. GCEP-101, one DNA window encodes the following:
- a CDS encoding GTPase, whose amino-acid sequence MTESLPLILEDNQGERRETHTARLAIRLEGRELWLEADGKGGLVIYADSHEDDAEIPLLVVRPQAVNQLGLSLELEAAEVHEHGPDCGCDHHH is encoded by the coding sequence ATGACCGAAAGCCTCCCGCTGATTCTCGAAGACAACCAGGGCGAGCGCCGCGAGACCCACACCGCACGCCTGGCCATCCGCCTGGAAGGGCGCGAGCTGTGGCTGGAGGCCGACGGCAAGGGCGGCCTGGTGATCTACGCCGACTCCCACGAGGACGACGCCGAGATCCCGCTGCTGGTGGTGCGCCCGCAGGCGGTGAACCAGTTGGGCCTGAGCCTGGAGCTGGAAGCCGCCGAAGTCCACGAACATGGTCCAGACTGTGGATGTGACCATCACCACTGA
- the aruF gene encoding arginine/ornithine succinyltransferase subunit alpha — translation MLVMRPAQVADLQQVQRLAADSPVGVTSLPDDAERLRDKILASEASFAAEVSFNGEESYFFVLEDTDTGRLVGCSAIVASAGFSEPFYSFRNETFVHASRELKIHNKIHVLSLCHDLTGNSLLTSFYVERDLVNTPIAELNSRGRLLFMASHPERFADAVVVEIVGYSDEQGQSPFWNAIGRNFFDLDYTEAEKLSGLKSRTFLAELMPHYPIYVPLLPDDAQEAMGQVHPRAQITFDILMRDGFESDNYVDIFDGGPALHARTSSIRSIAQSRQVPVRIGEGAKGNRGYLVTNGQLQDFRAVVAELDWVPGKPVTLNQETADALGIGEGASVRLVAI, via the coding sequence ATGCTGGTGATGCGCCCCGCCCAAGTGGCCGACCTGCAGCAAGTGCAGCGTCTCGCCGCGGACAGCCCGGTCGGCGTCACGTCGCTGCCGGACGACGCGGAACGCCTGCGGGACAAGATCCTTGCCTCGGAGGCCTCGTTCGCCGCCGAAGTGAGCTTCAACGGTGAAGAAAGCTATTTCTTCGTGCTGGAAGATACCGACACCGGCCGTCTGGTCGGCTGCTCGGCCATCGTGGCCTCGGCCGGTTTCTCCGAGCCGTTCTACAGCTTCCGCAACGAGACCTTCGTGCATGCTTCCCGCGAGTTGAAGATCCACAACAAGATTCACGTCCTCTCGCTGTGCCATGACCTCACCGGCAACAGCCTGCTGACCAGCTTCTACGTCGAGCGCGACCTGGTGAACACGCCGATCGCCGAGCTCAACTCCCGTGGCCGCCTGCTGTTCATGGCCAGCCATCCGGAGCGTTTCGCCGATGCGGTGGTGGTGGAGATCGTCGGCTACAGCGACGAGCAGGGCCAGTCGCCGTTCTGGAACGCCATCGGGCGCAACTTCTTCGACCTCGACTACACCGAGGCCGAGAAGCTCTCGGGCCTGAAGAGCCGAACCTTCCTCGCCGAGCTGATGCCGCACTACCCGATCTACGTGCCGCTGCTGCCCGACGACGCCCAGGAAGCCATGGGCCAGGTGCACCCGCGTGCGCAGATCACCTTCGACATCCTGATGCGCGACGGTTTCGAGTCCGACAACTACGTCGACATCTTCGACGGCGGCCCGGCACTGCACGCGCGCACCAGCAGCATCCGTTCCATCGCGCAGAGCCGGCAGGTGCCGGTGCGCATTGGCGAAGGCGCCAAGGGCAACCGCGGCTACCTGGTCACCAACGGCCAGCTGCAGGACTTTCGCGCCGTCGTCGCCGAACTCGACTGGGTACCGGGCAAGCCCGTCACCCTGAACCAGGAAACCGCCGACGCCCTGGGCATCGGCGAGGGCGCCAGCGTGCGCCTGGTTGCGATCTGA
- the argR gene encoding transcriptional regulator ArgR, protein MTAQRIGFLLWPHTRALTLGLAEEALRVARRLHPEALYEPVFMSAETVADADGWRLPGQAWNGALEQCQRIFLVADEVPQTVSAPLATALKQLSRSGVSIGALSAGIYPLAQLGLLDGYRAAVHWRWHDDFTERYPKVIATNHLFEWDRDRLSACGGMAVLDLLLAVLSRDHGAELAGAVSEELVVERIREGSERQRIPLKNRLGSSHPKLTQAVLLMEANIEEPLTTDEIAQHVCVSRRQLERIFKQYLTRVPSQYYLELRLNRARQMLMQTSKSIIQIGLSCGFSSGPHFSSAYRNFFGVTPREDRNQRRGQSAAEAPQVVAERG, encoded by the coding sequence ATGACCGCACAACGCATCGGATTCCTGCTCTGGCCGCACACGCGGGCGCTGACCCTCGGTCTGGCCGAGGAGGCCCTGCGGGTGGCCCGCCGGCTGCACCCCGAGGCGCTTTATGAGCCTGTGTTCATGAGCGCCGAGACGGTGGCGGACGCCGATGGCTGGCGGCTGCCGGGGCAAGCCTGGAATGGTGCGCTGGAACAATGCCAGCGCATCTTCCTGGTCGCCGACGAGGTGCCGCAGACGGTATCCGCGCCGCTGGCCACGGCGCTCAAGCAGCTGTCGCGCAGTGGCGTGAGCATCGGCGCACTGTCCGCCGGCATCTATCCGCTGGCGCAACTGGGCCTGCTCGACGGCTACCGCGCCGCCGTGCACTGGCGCTGGCACGACGACTTCACCGAGCGTTACCCCAAGGTCATCGCCACCAACCACCTGTTCGAGTGGGACCGTGATCGCCTGAGCGCCTGCGGCGGCATGGCGGTGCTGGACCTGCTGCTGGCCGTGCTGTCCCGCGATCATGGCGCCGAGCTGGCGGGCGCGGTCTCCGAGGAGCTGGTGGTGGAGCGCATCCGCGAAGGCTCCGAACGCCAGCGCATTCCGCTGAAGAACCGCCTCGGTTCCAGCCACCCCAAGCTCACCCAGGCGGTGCTGCTGATGGAGGCGAACATCGAGGAGCCGCTGACCACCGACGAGATCGCCCAGCACGTGTGCGTCTCGCGTCGTCAGCTGGAGCGCATCTTCAAGCAGTACCTGACCCGCGTGCCCAGCCAGTACTACCTGGAGCTGCGCCTGAACCGCGCGCGGCAGATGCTGATGCAGACCAGCAAGTCGATCATCCAGATCGGCCTGTCCTGCGGCTTCTCCAGCGGCCCGCACTTCTCCAGCGCCTACCGCAACTTCTTCGGCGTGACCCCGCGCGAAGACCGCAACCAGCGCCGCGGCCAGAGCGCCGCCGAAGCCCCCCAGGTGGTCGCCGAGCGCGGTTGA
- the astA gene encoding arginine N-succinyltransferase, which produces MIVRPVTSADLPALFDLARSTGTGLTTLPANEQRLQHRVSWAEKAFRGEAERADADYLFVLEDDAGKVVGISAVAGAVGLREPWYNYRVGLTVSASQELGIHREIPTLFLANDLTGQSELCSLFLHAEHRSGLNGRLLSKARFLFIAEFRELFGDKVIAEMRGMSDEDGRSPFWESLGRHFFKMEFSQADYLTGVGNKSFIAELMPKFPLYTCFLSEDAREVIGRVHPHTEPALAMLKAEGFSYQGYVDIFDAGPAIEAPTEKIRAIADSQNLVLAIGTPGDDAEPYLIHNRKREECRITAAPARVAAGSLVVDAQTAKRLRLSAGASVRAVPLSGKRN; this is translated from the coding sequence ATGATCGTCCGTCCCGTAACCAGCGCCGACCTGCCGGCTCTCTTTGACCTGGCGCGCAGCACCGGCACCGGCCTGACCACCCTGCCGGCCAACGAGCAGCGCCTGCAGCACCGCGTGAGCTGGGCCGAGAAGGCCTTCCGTGGCGAAGCCGAGCGCGCCGACGCCGACTACCTGTTCGTCCTCGAGGACGACGCCGGCAAGGTCGTGGGGATTTCCGCCGTGGCCGGCGCCGTCGGCCTGCGCGAGCCCTGGTACAACTACCGCGTCGGCCTGACCGTCAGCGCGTCCCAGGAGCTGGGCATCCACCGCGAGATTCCCACGCTGTTCCTGGCCAACGACCTCACCGGGCAGTCCGAGCTGTGCTCGCTGTTCCTGCATGCCGAGCACCGCAGCGGGCTCAATGGCCGCCTGCTGTCCAAGGCGCGCTTCCTGTTCATCGCCGAGTTTCGCGAGCTGTTCGGCGACAAGGTGATCGCCGAGATGCGCGGCATGTCCGACGAGGACGGCCGCTCGCCGTTCTGGGAAAGCCTGGGCCGGCACTTCTTCAAGATGGAGTTCAGCCAGGCCGACTACCTGACCGGCGTGGGCAACAAGTCCTTCATCGCCGAGCTGATGCCCAAGTTCCCGCTCTACACCTGCTTCCTCTCCGAGGATGCGCGGGAAGTGATCGGCCGCGTGCACCCGCACACCGAGCCGGCGCTGGCCATGCTCAAGGCCGAGGGTTTCAGCTACCAGGGTTACGTCGACATCTTCGATGCCGGCCCGGCCATCGAGGCGCCGACCGAGAAGATCCGCGCCATCGCCGACAGCCAGAACCTGGTGCTGGCCATCGGCACGCCGGGCGACGACGCCGAGCCCTACCTGATCCACAACCGCAAGCGCGAGGAGTGCCGCATCACCGCGGCCCCGGCGCGCGTGGCCGCCGGCTCGCTGGTGGTCGATGCGCAGACCGCCAAGCGCCTGCGCCTGTCCGCCGGGGCTTCGGTCCGCGCGGTGCCCCTCTCCGGAAAACGCAACTGA
- the astD gene encoding succinylglutamate-semialdehyde dehydrogenase — translation MMNTHYIAGQWLAGEGEPLQSLCPVSQAVVWSGRAASESQVAAAVAAARNAFPTWARRPVEERIAVLERFAAALKGRSEELARAIGEETGKPLWEAATEVTSMVNKVAISVQAFRERTGEKSGPLADATAVLRHKPHGVVAVFGPYNFPGHLPNGHIVPALLAGNAVVFKPSELTPKVAELTLQAWIEAGIPAGVINLVQGARDTGVALAGNDDIDGLFFTGSSRTGNLLHSQFGGRPQKILALEMGGNNPLIVDEVKDVDAAVYTIIQSAFISAGQRCTCARRLLVPQGAWGDALIERLVAVASTIKVGRFDEQPAPFMGSVISLAAAQHLIKAQEQLLAKGAKPLLAMTQPLDTAALLTPGILDVTAVAERPDEEFFGPLLQVIRYADFDAAVREANATQYGLAAGLLSDSRERYEDFLIESRAGIVNWNKQLTGAASSAPFGGIGASGNHRPSAYYAADYCAYPVASLESESLSLPATLTPGVSL, via the coding sequence ATGATGAATACCCACTACATTGCCGGCCAGTGGCTGGCGGGCGAAGGCGAGCCGCTGCAATCGCTCTGCCCGGTCAGCCAGGCCGTGGTCTGGTCCGGCCGTGCCGCCTCCGAGTCGCAAGTGGCCGCCGCCGTCGCTGCCGCACGCAACGCCTTCCCGACCTGGGCCCGTCGCCCGGTGGAGGAGCGCATCGCCGTGCTGGAGCGCTTCGCCGCCGCCCTCAAGGGCCGCTCCGAGGAACTGGCCCGCGCCATCGGCGAGGAAACCGGCAAGCCGCTGTGGGAAGCCGCCACCGAAGTGACCAGCATGGTCAACAAGGTCGCCATCTCGGTCCAGGCTTTCCGTGAGCGTACTGGCGAGAAGAGCGGCCCGCTGGCCGACGCCACCGCCGTGCTGCGCCACAAGCCCCACGGCGTGGTCGCCGTGTTCGGCCCCTACAACTTCCCCGGCCACCTGCCCAACGGCCACATCGTGCCGGCCCTGCTGGCGGGCAATGCCGTGGTGTTCAAACCCAGCGAGCTGACCCCGAAAGTCGCCGAGCTGACCCTGCAGGCCTGGATCGAGGCGGGCATTCCCGCCGGTGTGATCAACCTGGTGCAGGGCGCCCGTGATACCGGCGTGGCGCTGGCCGGCAACGACGACATCGACGGCCTGTTCTTCACCGGCTCCAGCCGCACCGGCAACCTGCTGCACAGCCAGTTCGGCGGTCGCCCGCAGAAGATCCTGGCGCTGGAAATGGGCGGCAACAACCCGCTGATCGTGGACGAGGTGAAGGACGTCGACGCCGCCGTCTACACCATCATCCAGTCCGCCTTCATTTCCGCCGGCCAGCGCTGCACCTGCGCCCGCCGCCTGCTGGTGCCGCAGGGCGCCTGGGGCGACGCGCTGATCGAGCGCCTGGTGGCGGTGGCCTCGACCATCAAGGTCGGCCGCTTCGACGAGCAACCGGCGCCGTTCATGGGCTCGGTGATCTCGCTGGCCGCCGCGCAGCACCTGATCAAGGCCCAGGAGCAATTGCTGGCCAAGGGCGCCAAGCCGCTGCTGGCCATGACCCAGCCGCTGGACACCGCCGCGCTGCTGACCCCCGGCATCCTCGACGTGACCGCCGTCGCCGAGCGCCCGGACGAAGAGTTCTTCGGCCCGCTGCTGCAGGTCATCCGCTACGCCGACTTCGACGCCGCCGTGCGCGAAGCCAACGCCACCCAGTACGGCCTCGCCGCCGGCCTGCTGTCGGATTCCCGCGAGCGCTATGAGGACTTCCTCATTGAAAGCCGCGCCGGCATCGTCAACTGGAACAAACAACTGACCGGCGCCGCCAGCAGCGCGCCGTTCGGCGGCATCGGCGCCTCCGGTAACCATCGCCCGAGCGCCTACTACGCGGCCGACTACTGCGCGTACCCGGTCGCCTCGCTGGAAAGCGAGAGCCTGAGCCTGCCTGCAACCCTGACCCCGGGAGTGAGCCTGTGA
- a CDS encoding aspartate aminotransferase family protein codes for MSAPQAQVQRSDFDQVMVPNYSPAAFIPVRGQGSRVWDQSGRELVDFAGGIAVSSLGHTHPALMQALTEQAGKIWHVSNVFTNEPALRLARKLIDATFAERVFFANSGAEANEAALKLARRYAHDVYGPEKFEIISMVNSFHGRTLFTVNVGGQAKYSDGFGPKVEGITHIPFNDLEALKAAISDKTCAVIIEPVQGESGVLPADKAYLEGVRKLCDENNALLIFDEVQSGFGRTGYLYAHQHYGVIPDILSSAKGLGGGFPIGAMLTTAKIAEHLVVGTHGTTYGGNPLACAVAGAAFDVINTSEVLEGVKAKHERFKVRLEKIAAEYGIFTQVRGMGMLIGAVLNDAFKGKAKDVLNAAEKEGVMVLQAGPDVVRFAPSLVIPDADIDEGLDRLERAIAKLTRG; via the coding sequence ATGTCCGCTCCGCAAGCTCAGGTCCAACGCTCCGACTTCGACCAGGTCATGGTTCCCAACTATTCGCCGGCTGCCTTCATTCCGGTGCGTGGCCAGGGTTCCCGAGTCTGGGATCAGAGCGGCCGAGAGCTGGTGGACTTCGCCGGCGGCATCGCGGTCAGTTCCCTGGGCCACACCCATCCGGCGCTGATGCAGGCGCTGACCGAGCAGGCCGGCAAGATCTGGCACGTCTCCAACGTCTTCACCAACGAGCCGGCCCTGCGCCTGGCCAGGAAGCTGATCGACGCCACCTTCGCCGAGCGCGTGTTCTTCGCCAACTCCGGCGCCGAGGCCAACGAGGCCGCGCTGAAGCTGGCGCGCCGCTACGCCCATGACGTCTACGGCCCCGAGAAGTTCGAGATCATCTCCATGGTCAACAGCTTCCACGGTCGCACCCTGTTCACCGTCAACGTCGGTGGCCAGGCCAAGTATTCCGATGGTTTCGGCCCGAAGGTCGAAGGCATCACCCACATTCCGTTCAACGACCTGGAAGCCCTGAAGGCGGCCATCTCCGACAAGACCTGCGCCGTGATCATCGAGCCGGTGCAGGGCGAAAGCGGCGTGCTGCCGGCCGACAAGGCCTACCTGGAAGGCGTGCGCAAGCTGTGCGACGAGAACAACGCGCTGCTGATCTTCGATGAAGTGCAGAGCGGCTTCGGTCGTACCGGCTACCTCTATGCCCACCAGCACTACGGCGTGATCCCGGACATCCTCTCCAGTGCCAAGGGCCTGGGCGGCGGCTTCCCGATCGGCGCCATGCTGACCACTGCGAAGATCGCCGAGCACCTGGTCGTCGGCACCCACGGCACCACCTACGGCGGCAACCCGCTGGCGTGCGCCGTTGCTGGTGCGGCGTTCGACGTGATCAACACCTCGGAAGTGCTCGAAGGCGTGAAGGCCAAGCACGAGCGCTTCAAGGTCCGTCTGGAGAAGATCGCCGCCGAGTACGGCATCTTCACCCAGGTGCGCGGCATGGGCATGCTGATCGGCGCGGTGCTCAACGATGCCTTCAAGGGCAAGGCCAAGGACGTGCTCAACGCCGCCGAGAAGGAAGGCGTGATGGTCCTGCAGGCCGGCCCGGACGTGGTGCGCTTCGCCCCGAGCCTGGTGATCCCGGACGCTGACATCGACGAAGGCCTGGATCGCCTCGAGCGCGCCATCGCCAAGCTGACCCGCGGCTGA
- the ltaE gene encoding low-specificity L-threonine aldolase yields the protein MSLIDLRSDTVTLPTAGMREAMARAELGDDVYGEDPTVNRLEATLAERLGFAAALFVPTGTMSNLLGLMAHCGRGDEYIVGQQAHTYKYEGGGAAVLGSIQPQPIDGEADGSLDLAKVEAAIKQDDFHFARTRLLALENTMQGKVLPLTYLAAARELTRRRGLALHLDGARLYNAAVKLGVDAREITRHFDSVSVCLSKGLGAPVGSVLCGDAELIGRARRLRKMVGGGMRQAGGLAAAALYALDHQVERLAEDHANAEALGRGLAELGYAIEPVQTNMVYVGIGEQAGALGAHLAERGIRVSPAARLRLVTHLDIKSADIPAIVEAFAAFRRS from the coding sequence ATGTCCCTCATCGACCTTCGCAGCGACACCGTGACCCTGCCCACCGCCGGCATGCGCGAGGCGATGGCGCGCGCCGAGCTGGGCGATGACGTCTACGGCGAAGACCCGACGGTCAACCGCCTGGAGGCCACCCTGGCCGAGCGCCTGGGCTTCGCCGCCGCGCTGTTCGTGCCCACTGGCACCATGAGCAACCTGCTCGGCCTGATGGCCCATTGCGGTCGGGGCGACGAGTACATCGTCGGCCAGCAGGCGCACACCTATAAATATGAAGGCGGTGGTGCAGCCGTGCTGGGTTCCATCCAGCCGCAGCCCATCGATGGCGAGGCCGATGGTTCGCTCGACCTGGCCAAGGTCGAGGCGGCGATCAAGCAGGATGATTTCCACTTCGCCCGTACCCGCCTGCTGGCGCTGGAAAACACCATGCAGGGCAAGGTACTGCCGCTGACCTACCTGGCTGCCGCGCGGGAGCTGACCCGCCGCCGTGGCCTGGCGCTGCACCTGGACGGCGCCCGCCTGTACAACGCCGCGGTGAAGCTGGGCGTGGATGCCCGCGAGATCACCCGCCACTTCGACTCCGTCTCGGTGTGCCTGTCCAAGGGCCTGGGCGCGCCCGTCGGCTCGGTGCTGTGTGGCGATGCCGAACTGATCGGCCGCGCACGCCGGCTGCGCAAGATGGTCGGCGGCGGCATGCGCCAGGCCGGCGGCCTGGCCGCGGCGGCGCTGTACGCGCTGGACCATCAGGTCGAGCGTCTGGCCGAGGACCACGCCAATGCCGAAGCGCTGGGCCGTGGCCTGGCTGAACTGGGCTATGCCATCGAGCCTGTGCAGACCAACATGGTCTATGTCGGCATCGGCGAGCAGGCCGGCGCGCTGGGCGCGCACCTGGCCGAGCGTGGCATTCGCGTCAGCCCCGCGGCGCGCCTGCGCCTGGTCACGCACCTGGATATCAAAAGTGCGGATATTCCGGCTATCGTCGAAGCTTTTGCCGCCTTTCGTCGTTCCTGA
- the astB gene encoding N-succinylarginine dihydrolase yields MTAYEMNFDGLVGPTHNYGGLSYGNVASQSNSQAASNPREAAKQGLSKMKALMELGFKQGVFAPQERPAVASLRALGFSGTDAEVIAKAAKDAMPLLAAVSSASCMWTANAATVSPGADTADGRVHFTAANLNCKFHRSIEHPQTSRILAAMFNDEKHFAHHAALPAVAQFGDEGAANHTRFCKSYGEAGVEFFVFGRSAFDSRFPAPQRYPARQTLEACQAVARLHGLSDDGVVYAQQNPAVIDQGVFHNDVIAVGNGEVLFHHEDAFLDTERVLAELHDKLGRRGGRFRAVCVPRDQVTVEDAVKSYLFNSQLLTRADGNMLLIVPEECRKNERVWSYLSRLTAEDGPIREVKVFDLKQSMQNGGGPACLRLRVALTDKELAAVNPGVIMTPTLHDTLVIWVDKHYRDRLSEADLADPQLLIECRTALDELSQILKLGSVYPFQQI; encoded by the coding sequence ATGACCGCCTATGAAATGAACTTCGACGGTCTGGTCGGACCGACGCACAACTACGGCGGCCTGTCCTACGGCAACGTCGCTTCGCAGAGCAACAGCCAGGCGGCGTCCAACCCGCGCGAAGCGGCGAAGCAGGGCCTGTCGAAGATGAAGGCGCTGATGGAGCTGGGCTTCAAGCAGGGCGTGTTCGCCCCGCAGGAGCGCCCGGCCGTTGCCTCGCTGCGCGCCCTGGGCTTCTCCGGCACTGACGCCGAGGTGATCGCCAAGGCGGCGAAAGACGCGATGCCGCTGCTCGCCGCCGTCAGCTCGGCGTCCTGCATGTGGACCGCCAACGCCGCCACCGTCAGCCCCGGCGCCGACACCGCCGACGGCCGCGTGCACTTCACCGCGGCCAACCTGAACTGCAAGTTCCACCGTTCCATCGAACATCCGCAGACCAGCCGCATCCTCGCCGCGATGTTCAACGACGAGAAACACTTCGCCCATCACGCCGCGCTGCCGGCGGTCGCCCAGTTCGGCGACGAGGGCGCGGCCAACCACACGCGCTTCTGCAAGTCCTACGGCGAAGCCGGCGTGGAGTTCTTCGTGTTCGGCCGCAGCGCCTTCGACAGCCGCTTCCCGGCGCCGCAGCGCTACCCGGCGCGGCAGACCCTGGAAGCCTGCCAGGCGGTTGCCCGCCTGCACGGCCTGAGCGACGACGGTGTGGTCTATGCCCAGCAGAACCCGGCGGTGATCGACCAGGGCGTGTTCCACAACGACGTGATCGCAGTGGGTAACGGCGAAGTGCTGTTCCACCACGAGGACGCCTTCCTCGACACCGAGCGCGTGCTCGCCGAGCTGCACGACAAGCTGGGCCGCCGTGGTGGCCGCTTCCGCGCCGTGTGCGTCCCGCGCGACCAGGTCACGGTCGAGGACGCGGTGAAATCCTACCTGTTCAACAGCCAGTTGCTGACCCGTGCCGACGGCAACATGCTGCTGATCGTCCCTGAAGAGTGCCGCAAGAACGAGCGCGTCTGGAGCTACCTGTCGCGCCTGACCGCCGAGGACGGCCCGATCCGCGAGGTGAAGGTGTTCGACCTCAAGCAGAGCATGCAGAACGGCGGCGGCCCCGCTTGCCTGCGCCTGCGCGTGGCGCTGACCGACAAGGAGCTGGCAGCGGTCAATCCGGGCGTCATCATGACCCCGACCCTGCACGACACCCTGGTCATCTGGGTCGACAAGCACTATCGCGATCGCCTGTCCGAAGCCGACCTGGCCGACCCGCAGTTGCTCATCGAATGCCGGACGGCGTTGGATGAATTGAGCCAGATCCTTAAACTGGGCTCGGTTTATCCCTTCCAGCAAATTTGA
- the aotP gene encoding arginine/ornithine transport ATP-binding protein AotP — MYKLEIQDLHKRYGSHEVLKGVSLAAKAGDVISIIGSSGSGKSTFLRCINLLEQPHAGKILLNGEELKLVPNKDGALKAADAKQLQRMRSRLSMVFQHFNLWSHMSALENVIEAPVHVLGVSKKEALEKAEHYLAKVGVAHRKDAYPAHMSGGEQQRVAIARALAVEPEVMLFDEPTSALDPELVGEVLRVMQDLAQEGRTMVVVTHEMGFAREVSNQLVFLHKGLVEEAGCPKEVLANPQSDRLKQFLSGSLK, encoded by the coding sequence ATGTACAAACTGGAAATCCAGGACCTGCACAAGCGCTACGGCAGCCACGAGGTGCTCAAGGGCGTCTCCCTGGCGGCGAAGGCAGGCGACGTGATCAGCATCATCGGCTCCTCCGGCTCGGGCAAGAGTACCTTCCTGCGCTGCATCAACCTGCTGGAACAGCCCCACGCCGGCAAGATCCTGCTCAACGGCGAAGAGCTCAAGCTCGTGCCGAACAAGGACGGCGCGCTCAAGGCCGCCGACGCCAAGCAGCTGCAGCGCATGCGCTCGCGCCTGTCGATGGTGTTCCAGCACTTCAACCTGTGGTCGCACATGAGCGCGCTGGAAAACGTCATCGAGGCACCGGTTCATGTACTGGGCGTATCGAAGAAGGAAGCGCTGGAAAAGGCCGAGCATTACCTGGCGAAAGTCGGCGTGGCGCACCGCAAGGATGCCTACCCGGCCCACATGTCCGGTGGTGAGCAGCAGCGCGTGGCCATCGCCCGTGCGCTGGCGGTCGAGCCGGAAGTGATGCTCTTCGACGAGCCGACCTCGGCGCTGGACCCCGAGCTGGTCGGCGAAGTCCTGCGTGTGATGCAGGACCTGGCCCAGGAAGGCCGCACCATGGTGGTGGTGACCCACGAGATGGGCTTTGCCCGCGAGGTTTCCAACCAGCTGGTGTTCCTGCACAAGGGGCTGGTGGAAGAGGCGGGCTGCCCGAAGGAAGTCCTGGCCAATCCGCAATCGGACCGCCTGAAGCAGTTCCTTTCCGGCAGCTTGAAGTAA
- the astE gene encoding succinylglutamate desuccinylase yields the protein MLALGKLLELTLAGREPTEKIQLTADGTRLHWLAEGALEVTPPVARDNGRDLLLSAGIHGNETAPIELLDRLVHRIARGELKPAARVLFLLGNPEAMRRGERYLEQDINRLFCGRHEEGSGNEALRAAELERLAAAFFAREDRPRLHYDLHTAIRGSKIEQFALYPWASGREHSREELARLRSAGIDAVLLQSKPGITFSAYTYSHLGAEAFTLELGKARPFGQNQGVNLDRLEAMLQGVISGQEGDGAQIDGLQLFAVSREVIKHSDHFRLHLDDAVDNFTELDHGFLLAEDIGGTRWIVEEQGARIIFPNPRVKNGLRAGILVVPTEL from the coding sequence ATGCTAGCCCTGGGCAAACTGCTCGAACTGACCCTCGCCGGCCGTGAGCCGACGGAAAAGATTCAGCTCACCGCCGACGGCACCCGTCTGCACTGGCTGGCCGAAGGCGCCCTGGAAGTCACCCCGCCCGTGGCGCGCGACAACGGTCGCGACCTGTTGCTGTCGGCTGGCATCCATGGCAACGAGACGGCTCCCATCGAGCTGCTCGACCGCCTGGTGCACCGCATCGCCCGTGGCGAGCTGAAGCCGGCGGCGCGGGTGCTGTTCCTGCTCGGCAATCCCGAAGCCATGCGTCGCGGCGAACGTTACCTGGAGCAGGACATCAACCGCCTGTTCTGCGGTCGCCACGAGGAGGGCAGCGGCAACGAGGCCCTGCGCGCGGCGGAACTGGAGCGCCTGGCCGCCGCCTTCTTCGCCCGCGAAGACCGCCCGCGTCTGCACTACGACCTGCACACCGCCATCCGCGGCTCGAAGATCGAACAGTTCGCGCTCTACCCCTGGGCCAGCGGCCGCGAACATTCCCGCGAGGAGCTGGCGCGCCTGCGCAGCGCCGGCATCGACGCCGTGCTGCTGCAAAGCAAGCCGGGCATCACCTTCAGCGCCTACACCTACAGCCACCTGGGCGCCGAGGCCTTCACCCTGGAACTGGGCAAGGCCCGCCCGTTCGGGCAGAACCAGGGGGTCAACCTGGATCGCCTGGAAGCCATGCTGCAGGGCGTGATCAGCGGCCAGGAAGGCGATGGCGCGCAGATCGACGGTCTGCAACTGTTCGCCGTCTCCCGCGAAGTGATCAAGCACAGCGACCACTTCCGCCTGCACCTGGACGATGCGGTGGACAACTTCACCGAGCTGGACCACGGCTTCCTGCTCGCCGAGGACATCGGCGGCACCCGCTGGATCGTGGAAGAACAGGGCGCACGGATCATCTTCCCCAACCCGCGGGTGAAGAACGGCCTGCGCGCCGGCATTCTGGTGGTCCCCACCGAGCTCTGA